One Candidatus Zixiibacteriota bacterium genomic window carries:
- the metK gene encoding methionine adenosyltransferase: MPGGNFLFTSESVTEGHPDKMCDQISDGVLDEVLRRDPHGRVACETFVTVGLVIVGGEITTDAWVDIERLVRGVVKRIGYVDPTLGFSYDSCAILNAIGQQSPDIKQGVDTGGAGDQGLMCGYASRETAELMPMPIQFAHKLCRRLAEVRKKAILPYLGPDGKAQVTIEYEEGRPRRCEAIVVSTQHRESILDATGKKITEQARAEIIQNVVAPVIPADMIDARTKFYVNPTGRFVIGGPRSDTGMTGRKIIVDTYGGMAAHGGGAFSGKDPTKVDRSASYMARYIAKNVVASGIAEKCTLQVAYAIGVAEPVSLTVFADGTAKIPERRIAELIRKHFDLTPRGIIEKLNLLRPIYSATAAYGHFGREESEFTWERTDMAAALAKDA, encoded by the coding sequence ATGCCCGGAGGCAATTTTCTCTTTACATCGGAATCGGTGACCGAGGGCCACCCCGACAAAATGTGCGACCAGATTTCGGACGGCGTGCTCGACGAGGTGCTCCGCCGCGACCCGCACGGGCGGGTCGCCTGCGAGACGTTCGTGACGGTCGGTCTGGTGATTGTCGGCGGTGAGATCACCACCGACGCCTGGGTGGACATCGAGAGACTCGTCCGCGGGGTGGTCAAACGGATCGGCTATGTCGATCCGACGCTGGGGTTCTCGTATGATTCCTGCGCCATCCTCAACGCCATCGGCCAGCAGTCGCCGGACATCAAGCAGGGCGTCGACACGGGCGGGGCGGGCGACCAGGGCCTCATGTGCGGCTACGCCAGCCGCGAGACGGCGGAGCTCATGCCGATGCCAATCCAGTTCGCGCACAAGCTGTGCCGCCGCCTCGCCGAGGTGCGCAAAAAAGCGATCCTCCCCTACCTCGGCCCCGACGGCAAGGCCCAGGTGACGATCGAGTACGAAGAGGGCCGGCCCCGGCGGTGCGAGGCGATCGTCGTCTCCACCCAGCACCGGGAGTCGATTCTCGACGCGACGGGGAAGAAGATCACCGAGCAGGCGCGCGCGGAAATAATCCAGAACGTCGTCGCGCCCGTCATTCCCGCCGACATGATCGACGCGCGGACGAAGTTCTACGTCAATCCGACCGGCAGATTCGTGATCGGCGGGCCGCGCTCCGACACGGGGATGACCGGGCGGAAAATCATCGTCGACACCTACGGCGGCATGGCGGCGCACGGCGGCGGAGCGTTCTCGGGCAAGGATCCGACGAAGGTTGACCGCTCGGCCAGCTACATGGCCCGCTACATCGCCAAGAACGTGGTGGCCTCCGGGATCGCCGAGAAGTGCACGCTGCAGGTGGCCTACGCCATCGGCGTCGCCGAGCCGGTGTCGCTGACAGTGTTCGCCGACGGGACGGCGAAGATTCCGGAACGGCGCATCGCCGAACTGATCCGCAAGCACTTCGACCTCACCCCCCGGGGAATCATCGAGAAGCTCAATCTGCTGCGTCCGATCTATTCGGCCACCGCGGCCTACGGGCATTTCGGCCGCGAGGAGAGCGAGTTCACGTGGGAGCGGACGGACATGGCGGCCGCCCTGGCGAAGGATGCGTGA
- a CDS encoding NTP transferase domain-containing protein, whose product MSKRIRVIVPVAGAGTRLQPHTLTLPKALLPVGGKPALAHVLEPLVPLEPEEVVFVIGHLGDQIIDYVRENYRIKARFAAQEKLLGLGYALHLALREMADGPTLVILGDTVVECDYGAFLGAGEYVLGLRSVDNPHRFGVAEVDGGRIVGLEEKPADPRSNLALIGLYYFSDTAQLRKELEYLVRTGKTTGGEIQLTDALHAMIAAGVRFAPYEVARWYDCGKMETLISSNREILKQRATPAAPAGSVFVPPVYAAPTATIINSIIGPNVSIGEAARIERSVVSNAIIGERSQIVNAVLDHTLIGRDVFLEGTPRRMNVGDKSQVGDV is encoded by the coding sequence ATGAGCAAGAGGATACGCGTCATAGTTCCGGTCGCCGGGGCCGGCACCCGGCTGCAGCCGCACACCCTTACCCTTCCCAAAGCCCTCCTCCCGGTGGGCGGGAAGCCGGCGCTCGCGCACGTGTTGGAGCCGCTGGTGCCTCTGGAGCCCGAGGAAGTGGTGTTTGTCATCGGCCATCTCGGCGATCAGATCATCGACTACGTCCGGGAGAACTACCGGATCAAGGCGCGTTTCGCGGCCCAGGAGAAGCTGCTCGGCCTCGGCTATGCCCTGCACCTCGCGCTGCGGGAGATGGCGGACGGTCCGACGCTGGTGATTCTCGGCGACACGGTGGTCGAGTGCGACTACGGGGCGTTCCTGGGGGCCGGCGAGTACGTCTTGGGCCTGCGGTCGGTGGACAACCCGCACCGCTTCGGCGTCGCGGAGGTTGACGGCGGCCGGATTGTCGGGCTCGAGGAGAAACCGGCCGATCCCCGGTCGAACCTCGCGCTGATCGGGCTGTACTACTTCTCCGATACGGCACAGCTGCGGAAGGAGCTGGAGTACCTGGTGCGCACGGGTAAGACGACGGGCGGGGAGATTCAGTTGACCGACGCCCTCCACGCCATGATTGCGGCCGGCGTGCGGTTCGCGCCCTACGAGGTGGCGCGCTGGTACGACTGCGGGAAGATGGAGACGCTCATTTCTTCGAACCGCGAGATCCTCAAGCAGCGTGCGACTCCCGCGGCGCCGGCCGGGTCGGTGTTCGTGCCGCCGGTTTACGCGGCTCCCACCGCGACCATCATCAACAGCATTATCGGTCCGAACGTATCGATCGGCGAGGCCGCGCGGATCGAACGTTCCGTTGTCAGCAACGCCATTATCGGCGAACGATCACAGATAGTGAATGCCGTGCTCGACCACACGCTGATCGGCCGCGACGTGTTCCTCGAGGGAACGCCGCGCCGCATGAATGTCGGCGACAAGTCGCAGGTCGGCGACGTGTGA
- a CDS encoding adenosylhomocysteinase produces the protein MGKRTDIHNPRLAGPGRDRIEWAEQRMPVLRLIRERFRKEQPLKGLRLACCLHVTTETANLVRTLQAGGATVALCASNPLSTQDDTAASLVKDFGIAVYAIHGEDTKTYYRHIHQALDGRPHITMDDGADLVSTLHSERQELIGNILAGTEETTTGVIRLRAMAQEKRLLFPVIAVNDSRTKHFFDNRYGTGQSTIDGVLRATNMLIAGSTVVIAGYGWCGRGLAMRAKGMGAQVIVTEVDALKALEATMDGYTVLPMAQAAPKGDLFITVTGDLHVIRLEHFRRMKDGAIVCNSGHFNVELDLAALAKAARRKRRVRPNVDEYVLDRRRIYVLGEGRLINLAAAEGHPAMVMDMSFANQALAAEYVVHNHALLDRCVYTVPEAIDRQIAALKLKSMGIALDRLTPEQRKYLASWDMGT, from the coding sequence ATGGGCAAGCGGACGGACATTCATAATCCCAGGCTGGCCGGCCCGGGGCGCGACCGCATCGAGTGGGCCGAGCAGCGCATGCCGGTGCTCCGGCTGATCCGGGAACGGTTCCGCAAGGAGCAGCCGCTGAAGGGTCTCCGCCTGGCCTGCTGCCTGCACGTGACGACCGAGACGGCGAACCTCGTGCGCACGCTTCAGGCGGGCGGCGCGACGGTCGCCCTGTGCGCCTCGAACCCCCTTTCGACCCAGGATGACACGGCGGCCTCGCTCGTGAAAGATTTCGGCATCGCCGTCTACGCCATCCACGGCGAGGACACCAAGACCTACTACCGGCACATTCACCAGGCGCTCGACGGCCGGCCGCACATCACGATGGACGACGGGGCGGACCTGGTGTCGACGCTTCACAGCGAGCGCCAGGAACTCATCGGCAACATCCTCGCCGGGACCGAGGAGACCACGACCGGCGTCATCCGGCTGCGGGCGATGGCCCAGGAGAAGCGGCTCCTGTTCCCGGTGATCGCGGTCAACGATTCCCGGACCAAACACTTCTTCGACAACCGCTACGGTACGGGCCAGTCGACGATCGACGGCGTCCTGCGCGCCACCAACATGCTCATCGCCGGGTCCACCGTGGTCATCGCCGGCTACGGCTGGTGCGGCCGGGGGCTGGCGATGCGGGCGAAGGGGATGGGCGCGCAGGTGATTGTGACCGAGGTCGACGCGCTCAAGGCGCTCGAGGCGACCATGGACGGCTACACGGTGCTGCCGATGGCGCAGGCGGCGCCCAAGGGGGACCTCTTTATCACCGTGACCGGCGACCTGCACGTGATCCGGCTCGAGCACTTTCGCCGGATGAAGGACGGCGCGATCGTGTGCAACTCGGGGCACTTCAATGTCGAGCTCGACCTGGCGGCGCTCGCGAAGGCGGCCAGGAGGAAACGCCGGGTGCGGCCGAATGTCGACGAGTACGTGCTCGACCGGCGGCGCATTTATGTGCTCGGCGAGGGGCGGCTGATCAACCTGGCGGCGGCCGAGGGGCACCCCGCGATGGTGATGGACATGTCGTTTGCCAACCAGGCCCTGGCCGCCGAGTATGTGGTACACAATCACGCCCTGCTCGACCGGTGCGTCTACACTGTGCCCGAGGCGATCGACCGGCAGATTGCGGCCCTGAAGCTGAAATCGATGGGCATCGCGCTCGACCGGCTTACCCCCGAACAGCGCAAGTACCTGGCCAGCTGGGACATGGGGACGTAG